The window GTGGGAAAATTCTTTTCTAAAAAAGATTGGAGAGAAGGATCTAAAAGATAAAAAAGATTTTGTGCTAAATCTAAGCCTTCTAATTCTTTTTGGGAGATGGCTTGATTGAAGAGGGCGGGGAGATCGAGACTCCAGCCTTCTTTAAATTTTTTAGCAGTCACAATGCGGTAAATTTGTTCTTTAAGGGCTTCGTTATTTGTTTTGAGCGCGTATTCTTCTGTAAATTTCCAAGGGTCTTCAAAGTTTTTAAGATCCAAGTCGCTCCTTTCACGGAGGAGCACGCGCAAGGCTTCGGTTTTGTTGTGCGGTTCACCAGAACTCTCATCCAAAATTAATTCCCCATATTTGAGCAGTGATTTTTCCAGCACGCGCTTGCGTGTAGTGTCCCAAGTATCAATCGTTTCATCGGTGAGTAACGGACTTTTTAAATCCATCAGCCAATTCACATCAATAGGGCAGTAGCACACGATGTCTGTCGTTAAGCTCTTCCCCTTATTCTTTTTTTCGATGGCTTCGAGCACCACGTAAAACTCCGCTGTTTCGGTGATGGCCTTTTCCGGCATTTGCCCCGAGCCTCCCGTGCAAAAAACTAAATCAAAACCTTTTTCCCGTTTTTTACGCTGGGCCACGCGATCGGGAAAAGCGGCTAGCAGGCATTGAGCGAGCTTTATTTTTTTCTTGGGTGTAGTAGATTTAATGAGGTTTAAAATTTGCTCTTCTGTTTTTCTCACCGCTGCCGATTTATTTTTAGAGTGCAGGCAATCTTCAATATTGGGATACGGAAAATCATCCTCGCTAATCATGGCAGCAAGGAGTGCGCCTTCTTCTCTTAATCCTGCATCCCGCGCTTGTAATACTAATTTAGCAAGACGTGGATGAAGAGGGAGGGCGGCCATTTCTTTTCCCAAAGATGTAATCTTGTCATTTTCTATGGCGCCTAACATGGCAAGGAGGAGCATGGCTTGTGTGGCCGCTATTTCGGGCGGCATTTCAAACCACGAGAGATCTTTTAATGGATGCAGTCCCATGTTAAAAATATTTAAAAAAGCTCCTGCCAAATCTGTGCGCCGTAATTCGGGTGCTTCAAAAGGAATGCGTCCTTCAAAATCGGACTGTGTGTAAAGCCTGCGGCAAGTGCCTGGCCCGGTTCTTCCGGCGCGGCCGGCGCGTTGAATGGCTGAGGCTTTAGAAACAGATTTGGTTTGTAAGAGGGAAGCACCGTTCCAGGGTGATACACTCATTTGTTTATGTAATCCGCTATCAATCACGGTGGCTACTCCATCAATCGTGAGTGAACTTTCGGCAATATTGGTGGCTAAAATAATTTTAGTTTTATCCGACTTTTTAAAAATTCTTTCCTGTTCTTCTTTGCTAAAATCACCATGCAATCCCAAAATGGAAAAATTATTTTTTTCAAAAGGCAAAAGAGCTTCTTCGCAACGTCTAATGTCGGCTAGGCCCGGTAAAAAAACAAGAATATGACCTGTTTCATTTTTGGCGGTTAAATCGAGTATGGCCTGATACACCAACTTTTCTAATCGTTCTCGTGAAGGAAATGGCAAATATTCAAAACGGACGGGATGCACGGGCACATTGACTTCTACAACCGGAGGATTATTCAAATAAGTTTTGAGTCCTTCGGCATCCAATGTTGCCGAAAGAAGAGCCAGTTTTAAATCGGGTCTTTTTGTTTTTTGAAGATGGACGAGGAGGCTTAAGGCCAAATCGGAATCTAAATGACGTTCGTGGAATTCATCCAAAATTACCAAGCCCACTTGACTTAACGTGGGGTTAGTCATCAGCTTACGGATAAATAAACCTTCGGTTAAAAAGAGAAGGCGTGTGGCTTTGGAGTTTTGAGCTTCGTGTCTGAATTGATAGCCTATGGTTTGACCTACATCCTCCCCGTATTCTTCGGCTACGCGCAGCGCTGCCATTTTAGCGGCCAGACGCTTGGGAACTAATACCCAAATTTCTTTATTGGTAAGATTATTTTTTAAAAGATAGGGCGGAATGCGCGTAGTTTTACCCGAGCCGGGCGAGGCTTTAACAATAAGCGCGTTATGCTTTTTAAGCGCGTCTAAAATAGAAGGTAAATGGGCGTCAATAGGTAGTTTCAAAGGTAAGCTTGTTATATTCTACAAGATTTGCAATGACAAGGCTTGATGAAAGACGTGATTAAACA is drawn from bacterium and contains these coding sequences:
- the hrpB gene encoding ATP-dependent helicase HrpB; the protein is MKLPIDAHLPSILDALKKHNALIVKASPGSGKTTRIPPYLLKNNLTNKEIWVLVPKRLAAKMAALRVAEEYGEDVGQTIGYQFRHEAQNSKATRLLFLTEGLFIRKLMTNPTLSQVGLVILDEFHERHLDSDLALSLLVHLQKTKRPDLKLALLSATLDAEGLKTYLNNPPVVEVNVPVHPVRFEYLPFPSRERLEKLVYQAILDLTAKNETGHILVFLPGLADIRRCEEALLPFEKNNFSILGLHGDFSKEEQERIFKKSDKTKIILATNIAESSLTIDGVATVIDSGLHKQMSVSPWNGASLLQTKSVSKASAIQRAGRAGRTGPGTCRRLYTQSDFEGRIPFEAPELRRTDLAGAFLNIFNMGLHPLKDLSWFEMPPEIAATQAMLLLAMLGAIENDKITSLGKEMAALPLHPRLAKLVLQARDAGLREEGALLAAMISEDDFPYPNIEDCLHSKNKSAAVRKTEEQILNLIKSTTPKKKIKLAQCLLAAFPDRVAQRKKREKGFDLVFCTGGSGQMPEKAITETAEFYVVLEAIEKKNKGKSLTTDIVCYCPIDVNWLMDLKSPLLTDETIDTWDTTRKRVLEKSLLKYGELILDESSGEPHNKTEALRVLLRERSDLDLKNFEDPWKFTEEYALKTNNEALKEQIYRIVTAKKFKEGWSLDLPALFNQAISQKELEGLDLAQNLFYLLDPSLQSFLEKNFPTSLKLPSGRNAQIHYENNQSPWVSSRLQDFFGLKEGPKLMNGQVPLLFHLLAPNYRPVQVTSDLASFWKNTYPEVRKELSRRYPRHKWPENPS